One Aegilops tauschii subsp. strangulata cultivar AL8/78 chromosome 2, Aet v6.0, whole genome shotgun sequence genomic window, CAAGAAAAATTCTTCATATCTGCTCTTGAGTGAAGGGATCACAATAAAAACTGTAGAAGAAGCACACAAAATAATATACTTAACTCTTATATGAAATATTCACATTAATTGGGCACATTCTGAAAATGGAGAGCCTAGGATATAGAGGTAGAAATACGGTTCTTTTAGAAGGATACGGTATCCGCCTTGCAAAGAAACGCCACAACACCAATGCAAATACAACTGTAGATACTGGATTGCACAGCATAACCTGCGTTCCAACTGCCCATAGAAGAAAGCCTGAATACCCAGGATGCCGCATAAATCTGTACAATTAAGAACATACTTTAGCAGCTATAACCAGTTATGCAGAACTATCGCCATGTTTTTTATGTTGCAACGAAAAAAATGTTTAAGTTGGAGCACATGCAGAGGAAGGCAACAACAGTACTCAAGACTATAAATGTTGAATTGTGATGCAAGTACCTATAAATTCCATGAGTTACCAACTGATGCTGGTCTTCATACTGAATCCGTATAACATGTGTAAAGGCACGCCCAGCCGTTACAACAGCAATTTTACGAATAATTTCACCAACAAGCACCATCAGAAGGCCAATATTACTGACAAACAGATACCCTTTTATTTCTGGGAAGAAAAGGCTTTCTGTCAGGTGTTCCACCATTGCAAAACTCATTGCCAAAACATACTGCTTGCTGATAAGAAGTGCTGCATCAGAAGCACCTTAATTAGCTCACAACACGATCACGCAGTTACATAGTGCAAATTACAATTAAATGGTAAAGAAAGAAGATAAATGAAATAAAGAAGCGGACGCCAATCTATGCATGGTAATGTTCTTTCAGGGGCTCTTTGGATTTTGAGCCAACAGCTGCCAGCCAAAAAGTTGGCGTTGACTGCATGTTGGGCATATGTTTGGATGAGCACCAATTATTTGGCTCGCCAACGCTGCATGGCCTTCCTCAGCTCACTTTCACACCATACCATGGGTGAGACACCGGCGAGCAAAT contains:
- the LOC109739451 gene encoding probable protein-S-isoprenylcysteine O-methyltransferase, with translation MRHLLLPAPRQRQAALPAAQALSPSASSGPQIPALPMAARTQAWQFAAALVFFHGSEYVLAAAFHGHSNVTATSLLISKQYVLAMSFAMVEHLTESLFFPEIKGYLFVSNIGLLMVLVGEIIRKIAVVTAGRAFTHVIRIQYEDQHQLVTHGIYRFMRHPGYSGFLLWAVGTQVMLCNPVSTVVFALVLWRFFARRIPYEEFFLRQFFGSQYEEYARKVHSGLPFIN